A region from the Panicum hallii strain FIL2 chromosome 1, PHallii_v3.1, whole genome shotgun sequence genome encodes:
- the LOC112897001 gene encoding fasciclin-like arabinogalactan protein 3 — protein sequence MASKILLSLLVLAAVSPAELAAFDVIQMLVDKPQYAGFSKVLEQTKVAGEANQLKAASLLVVPEKTVKSLVALPADKLRQAVANHVLLSYFDPIKLDEMKTRTALLPTLLSNTDKALGVLNYSKADDGQMYFGAPGAPCVAKLVKVVAARPYTVSIMEISEPILPLGSGKPDAAPGRRGKGGKGKIKPAGLDESSEVTGKTDDAAGKAESPESAAAAPSPAS from the coding sequence ATGGCTTCCAAGATCCTGCTCTCCCTCCTCGTCCTCGCCGCGGTCTCGCCCGCAGAGCTGGCAGCCTTCGACGTGATTCAGATGCTCGTCGACAAGCCCCAGTACGCCGGGTTCTCCAAGGTCCTTGAGCAGACCAAAGTCGCGGGGGAGGCCAACCAGCTCAAGGCGGCGTCGCTGCTGGTCGTCCCCGAAAAGACGGTCAAGTCCCTGGTGGCTCTGCCCGCTGACAAGCTGCGGCAGGCGGTCGCGAACCACGTCCTCCTCAGCTACTTCGACCCAATTAAGCTGGACGAGATGAAGACCCGCACGGCGCTGCTCCCCACGCTCCTCTCCAACACCGACAAGGCCCTCGGAGTCCTCAACTACTCCAAGGCTGACGACGGCCAGATGTACTTCGGCGCCCCCGGCGCGCCCTGCGTCGCCAAGCTCGTCAAGGTCGTCGCCGCGCGCCCCTACACCGTGTCCATCATGGAGATCAGCGAGCCCATCCTGCCGCTCGGGTCCGGCAAGCCCGACGCAGCGCCCGGGCGCCGCGGCAAGGGTGGCAAAGGCAAGATCAAGCCGGCGGGCCTTGACGAGTCCAGTGAGGTCACCGGCAAGACCGACGATGCAGCGGGCAAGGCAGAAAGCCCCGAATCCGCGGCGGCTGCTCCAAGTCCAGCGTCTTAG